One genomic segment of Methylocystis bryophila includes these proteins:
- a CDS encoding single-stranded DNA-binding protein, giving the protein MRSTNLFIVRGHVGADGKGFDGSKVAKFSVATNRVWVDRETRERKEAVDWVTLTVLNERIAKWALENIKKGDPVYAECRVTERSYQKDGQTVYTTDVIVGVIDRLTPSQHTDEE; this is encoded by the coding sequence ATGCGCAGCACCAATCTGTTTATCGTGCGCGGTCACGTCGGCGCCGATGGGAAAGGCTTTGACGGCAGCAAAGTCGCAAAATTCAGCGTCGCGACGAATCGCGTCTGGGTTGACCGAGAGACCCGCGAAAGGAAAGAGGCCGTCGACTGGGTGACGCTCACGGTTCTGAACGAGAGGATCGCCAAATGGGCTCTGGAAAACATCAAGAAAGGCGATCCGGTGTACGCCGAATGTCGTGTCACGGAGCGTAGCTACCAAAAGGATGGGCAAACGGTCTACACGACCGACGTCATCGTCGGCGTCATCGATCGCCTTACGCCTTCGCAGCACACTGATGAGGAATAG
- a CDS encoding single-stranded DNA-binding protein translates to MAHLCEMNQIGHVASVKNIGKNLIVRIASNANYKNGEGAWVERTHWNEHMIFERQAGLLKWASENLKPGDLVHVRSTAFQSEWEKDGETRYGQTFAVNELTLLTAKSDKKEKQEETAKSRGGRRR, encoded by the coding sequence ATGGCGCATCTTTGTGAAATGAACCAGATCGGTCACGTCGCCTCGGTCAAGAACATCGGCAAGAACCTGATCGTCAGAATCGCCTCCAACGCCAACTACAAGAACGGCGAAGGCGCTTGGGTCGAGCGCACCCACTGGAACGAACACATGATCTTCGAGCGCCAAGCCGGCTTGCTCAAATGGGCCAGCGAAAACCTCAAGCCTGGCGACCTGGTTCACGTCCGCTCTACCGCCTTCCAGAGCGAATGGGAGAAGGACGGCGAAACCCGCTACGGTCAGACGTTCGCGGTCAACGAGCTCACCCTGCTGACCGCGAAGTCGGACAAGAAGGAGAAGCAGGAGGAAACCGCGAAGTCGCGAGGTGGACGCCGTCGCTGA
- a CDS encoding SOS response-associated peptidase, with amino-acid sequence MDPLYSIRLDRAARPFYLDLMCGRFTQQLSWAEIHRLADLIGQPRNLAPRFNIAPTTPIEVVRAGEAGNELVPMRWGLVPSWWKKPLGELRSTFNARAETVTEKPMFRAAFKARRCIIPASGIYEWTGRAGAKTPHYFLAPSGEPLALAGLWEHWRDPESDASFDSATIIVGAASKWMSSFHDRMPIILEWSSTREWLRGANPVAHLHPAPDDALREWVVSTRVNRTGFRDEDQTLIDPINGT; translated from the coding sequence ATGGACCCCCTATATTCGATTCGCCTCGACCGCGCCGCCCGGCCGTTCTACCTTGACCTCATGTGCGGCCGTTTCACACAGCAGCTCTCTTGGGCGGAGATTCATCGGCTTGCCGACTTGATCGGGCAGCCGCGCAACCTCGCGCCTCGATTTAACATCGCGCCCACAACACCGATCGAGGTCGTTCGGGCAGGGGAGGCCGGCAATGAACTTGTGCCGATGCGCTGGGGCCTCGTGCCCTCTTGGTGGAAAAAGCCGCTTGGCGAGCTTCGGTCAACGTTCAACGCGCGGGCCGAAACCGTCACTGAGAAGCCGATGTTCCGGGCGGCGTTCAAGGCGCGCCGTTGCATCATCCCAGCCTCCGGCATTTACGAATGGACCGGCAGAGCGGGGGCCAAGACGCCGCACTATTTCTTGGCGCCCTCCGGCGAGCCGCTCGCTCTCGCGGGGCTTTGGGAGCACTGGCGGGATCCGGAAAGCGACGCAAGCTTCGACTCGGCGACGATCATCGTCGGCGCGGCGAGCAAATGGATGAGCAGCTTTCACGATCGAATGCCGATCATCCTCGAATGGAGCTCGACGCGTGAGTGGTTGCGCGGCGCCAATCCCGTAGCGCACTTGCACCCGGCTCCCGACGACGCCCTGCGGGAGTGGGTCGTGTCGACTCGCGTCAACAGGACAGGCTTTAGAGATGAAGATCAAACGCTTATTGACCCGATAAACGGCACTTAA
- a CDS encoding Fic/DOC family protein — translation MTFGGYDAFDDPYCYKNTNVLKNKLGLRHPKLLESFELEMTTLRANEPLPRGNCDARHYRSVHYHLFQDVYRWAGKYRTVRTSKGGNPFCFPENIPATMDHLFAGLRESGALSTSDSNRFVCEIANFLAELNAIHAFREGNGRCQLAFVAVLGERAGFPFDFARVERETFLPAMIESYAGNLHPLTQELRRLLR, via the coding sequence ATGACCTTTGGAGGCTACGACGCCTTCGACGATCCTTATTGTTACAAAAACACAAACGTCCTCAAAAACAAGCTGGGTTTGCGCCACCCGAAACTGCTTGAGTCATTCGAGCTCGAAATGACCACGCTACGCGCGAATGAGCCCTTGCCGCGCGGCAATTGCGACGCTCGGCACTATCGGAGCGTGCATTACCACCTCTTCCAGGACGTCTACAGATGGGCAGGGAAGTATCGCACCGTAAGGACCTCCAAAGGCGGGAATCCCTTTTGCTTCCCCGAAAACATTCCAGCTACAATGGATCACCTGTTTGCCGGCCTTAGGGAGAGCGGGGCGCTTTCAACCAGCGACTCGAATCGATTTGTTTGCGAAATTGCGAACTTCCTGGCGGAGCTGAACGCGATCCACGCATTCAGAGAAGGAAATGGCCGCTGTCAATTGGCATTCGTCGCGGTACTCGGCGAGCGGGCAGGGTTTCCCTTCGACTTCGCGCGCGTCGAGCGTGAAACGTTTTTGCCCGCGATGATCGAGAGTTATGCCGGAAATCTTCATCCGCTCACACAAGAATTGCGCAGGCTTTTGCGCTAG
- a CDS encoding DUF6290 family protein, whose protein sequence is MTVRLSEEQARALEVVANVENLPVSDVIRAAISSHIETRRRDPEFQAGLKDRISQARKLLDR, encoded by the coding sequence ATGACAGTCCGCCTGTCTGAAGAGCAGGCACGAGCGCTCGAGGTGGTCGCGAACGTCGAGAACTTACCCGTCTCCGACGTAATCCGAGCCGCGATTTCGTCTCATATCGAGACCCGCCGGCGCGACCCTGAGTTTCAGGCGGGGCTCAAGGACCGCATCTCGCAAGCGAGAAAGCTGCTCGATCGATAG
- a CDS encoding multiubiquitin domain-containing protein, which produces MNELQPHESGNRRPVEHPTTFDIKIDRNAYKVHERVMTGAELRGLPTPNIGPDRDLFEVVPGGSDLKIELDDKVEMRNGLRFFTAPAQINPGQN; this is translated from the coding sequence ATGAATGAACTTCAACCTCACGAAAGCGGCAACCGACGGCCAGTCGAGCATCCCACGACGTTCGACATCAAGATTGATCGCAACGCTTACAAGGTCCACGAGCGAGTCATGACAGGCGCAGAGTTGCGTGGGCTGCCAACGCCCAACATCGGGCCTGACCGTGACCTGTTCGAAGTCGTTCCCGGCGGGTCGGACCTTAAGATCGAGCTCGACGACAAAGTCGAGATGCGAAACGGCCTGCGTTTCTTCACCGCGCCGGCTCAGATCAACCCCGGGCAAAATTGA
- a CDS encoding E2/UBC family protein, whose translation MLPAIDEDHLRARAPDSVVSLDGGMICVLIPSFPLPANFTKTNADLLLRLSPGYPDVPPDMWWFEPPVLRADGRPIAATDVHENYLGRTWQRWSRHLAPGQWRSGIDSLESFLALVRKELEMAAKVLAA comes from the coding sequence ATGCTCCCGGCGATCGATGAGGACCACTTGCGGGCGCGCGCACCCGACTCCGTCGTTTCTCTCGACGGCGGCATGATCTGCGTCCTGATTCCATCCTTTCCGCTGCCCGCCAATTTTACGAAGACAAATGCTGACCTCTTGCTGCGTTTGTCTCCGGGTTATCCCGATGTTCCGCCCGACATGTGGTGGTTCGAGCCCCCGGTGCTTAGGGCCGACGGGCGGCCGATCGCAGCGACAGACGTACACGAAAACTATCTCGGCCGAACTTGGCAGCGCTGGTCACGGCATCTCGCTCCAGGCCAATGGCGTTCGGGGATCGATTCACTGGAAAGTTTTCTGGCGCTAGTTCGCAAGGAGCTTGAAATGGCGGCAAAGGTGCTCGCCGCATGA
- a CDS encoding HesA/MoeB/ThiF family protein, which produces MTTTLVLPGAIADEIANGARKSLECAAVLLARRVVAADDVRLLARGLHWVDPAAYIEQSSDHMLIRSEGYIGALGYAEADGAVPIWLHTHPGEEGVPLPSPHDEQVDREIADLFQLRSGSGIYGTLIVSPRGSEFVFSGTVQHEDDSAPSPIDRIWTVGERWRLLRSYSSVAPSLDAIFDRNVRAFGPAIQTILGDLRIAIVGTGGTGSAVAEQLVRLGVRHLRLVDNDELSASNLTRVYGSTPRDIGRPKIDVLHDHLQSIAPDLDCHLVRGLVTLQPIAKAIRDCDLVFGCTDDNAGRLILSRLATYFLAPLLDMGVLISSDSAGTLSGIYGRITTLAPGAACLVCRNRIDVARASAEMKTPQERRRLADEGYAPELGQVEPAVVAFTTAVAAAAVNELLDRLIGYGPSDSPNETLLRFHEREISTNRAVPRDAHYCHPGQGKWGAGDEEPFLGQLWGAL; this is translated from the coding sequence ATGACGACAACGCTCGTTCTGCCCGGCGCGATAGCAGACGAAATTGCCAATGGGGCTCGCAAATCGCTCGAATGCGCGGCCGTCCTTCTAGCGCGCCGCGTCGTCGCGGCGGACGACGTTCGACTGCTGGCTCGTGGCCTGCATTGGGTGGATCCGGCCGCCTACATCGAGCAAAGCTCGGACCACATGCTCATCCGTTCCGAAGGCTATATCGGCGCGCTTGGCTACGCTGAGGCCGACGGCGCGGTGCCAATTTGGCTTCACACGCACCCCGGCGAAGAGGGTGTTCCGTTGCCCAGTCCTCACGACGAGCAGGTGGACCGAGAAATCGCCGACCTGTTCCAGCTGCGAAGTGGAAGCGGCATCTACGGGACGCTGATCGTCTCGCCGCGCGGTTCCGAGTTTGTATTCAGCGGTACTGTGCAGCATGAGGACGATAGCGCCCCATCGCCGATTGATCGCATCTGGACGGTCGGCGAACGTTGGCGTCTCTTACGAAGTTATAGTTCCGTCGCCCCATCGCTCGACGCGATTTTCGATCGCAATGTCAGGGCCTTCGGCCCGGCGATCCAGACGATCCTCGGGGACCTTCGGATCGCGATCGTGGGGACTGGCGGGACTGGATCAGCCGTTGCCGAGCAACTCGTGCGACTTGGCGTTCGGCATCTCCGGCTCGTAGACAACGATGAACTCTCTGCCAGCAACCTGACTCGTGTTTATGGCTCAACGCCGCGCGATATCGGCCGGCCAAAGATCGACGTGCTGCATGATCATCTGCAGTCGATCGCTCCCGATCTCGACTGTCACTTGGTGAGGGGGCTGGTGACCCTCCAGCCCATCGCCAAAGCAATTCGCGACTGCGATCTGGTGTTCGGGTGCACGGACGACAATGCAGGCAGGCTCATTTTGTCGCGATTGGCGACGTACTTTTTGGCACCCCTCCTAGATATGGGAGTGCTCATTAGCAGTGACAGCGCAGGGACCCTGAGCGGCATCTACGGTCGAATAACGACGCTGGCACCCGGAGCCGCCTGTCTTGTCTGCCGGAACAGGATCGACGTGGCGCGCGCCTCGGCCGAGATGAAAACGCCGCAAGAGCGGCGACGCTTGGCCGACGAGGGCTACGCGCCCGAACTCGGCCAGGTTGAACCGGCGGTTGTCGCCTTCACAACAGCCGTCGCGGCAGCAGCTGTAAACGAGCTCCTGGACAGGTTGATCGGCTATGGCCCCTCGGACAGCCCGAACGAGACTCTCCTTCGGTTTCACGAACGCGAAATCTCCACCAATCGCGCCGTACCGCGCGACGCGCATTACTGCCATCCTGGGCAAGGAAAGTGGGGCGCGGGCGATGAAGAACCGTTTCTTGGACAGTTGTGGGGGGCGCTATGA
- a CDS encoding DUF6527 family protein yields the protein MRISWWKWLPFQRWRIIGQTESADEIPDRLPRNGVALVGETERPKWIVFDCPCRTGHRIMLNADPGRNPRWTLNRVKPLTISPSIDFRANQRHCHYIIRSGQIEWTEDNDR from the coding sequence ATGAGGATTTCTTGGTGGAAATGGCTCCCATTCCAGCGTTGGCGCATCATAGGCCAGACGGAATCAGCCGACGAAATTCCCGACCGGCTTCCACGCAACGGCGTGGCGTTGGTCGGCGAAACTGAGCGCCCGAAATGGATCGTGTTCGACTGTCCTTGCCGCACGGGACATCGAATCATGCTAAACGCGGACCCCGGCCGGAATCCTCGCTGGACGTTGAATAGAGTCAAACCGCTGACCATTTCACCAAGTATCGATTTTCGAGCCAACCAACGCCACTGCCATTACATCATTCGCAGCGGCCAGATCGAATGGACCGAGGATAATGACCGATGA
- a CDS encoding SDH family Clp fold serine proteinase, giving the protein MTETRDVNAEPQPIAAPPQRVIEKTPMFTAMNAARYQRQSLIRDIEINRPRLLCYVAGNKAPVDRIDTTGFVDMLHNVTPGDPIDLMLHTPGGDVDAAEKLISLVRNATGEDGQLRVIVPDYAKSAGTLMALGANSILMSDSSELGPIDPQVVLKDGNGNDMNHSVLTYLNAYEEAAEALREKPDDPANRITFEKFDPTVVRKFKSVRQRARLFAENLLKRRGANFSKIASKLMDIDIFPSHGQMIGWEAAREDIGLPVEYLPPTDSIWRKYWSLYCHLRLAIESEQRIFESNYVSLIM; this is encoded by the coding sequence ATGACGGAAACAAGAGACGTCAACGCTGAACCGCAACCGATCGCCGCACCGCCTCAGCGAGTGATCGAGAAAACGCCGATGTTCACCGCGATGAACGCTGCACGCTATCAGCGTCAAAGTCTCATCCGAGACATCGAGATCAACCGCCCGAGGCTGCTGTGTTACGTAGCGGGCAACAAAGCCCCAGTCGATCGGATTGACACGACGGGCTTCGTCGACATGTTGCACAACGTCACACCGGGCGATCCGATCGACCTGATGCTTCATACGCCCGGAGGCGATGTAGACGCTGCTGAAAAGCTAATTTCATTGGTTCGCAACGCCACCGGAGAAGATGGTCAGTTGCGCGTCATCGTACCGGACTATGCGAAGAGCGCGGGTACGCTCATGGCGCTGGGTGCCAACTCTATCCTTATGAGCGACTCCTCTGAGTTGGGGCCGATTGATCCGCAGGTCGTACTGAAAGACGGCAACGGCAACGATATGAATCACTCGGTTCTGACCTATCTCAACGCCTATGAGGAAGCCGCGGAAGCCCTCCGCGAGAAGCCCGACGATCCAGCTAACCGCATCACCTTCGAGAAGTTCGATCCGACCGTCGTGCGCAAATTCAAATCTGTTCGCCAGCGGGCCCGACTTTTTGCTGAGAACCTCTTGAAGCGGCGCGGTGCTAACTTTTCGAAGATCGCGAGCAAACTGATGGACATCGACATATTTCCTTCGCACGGTCAAATGATCGGATGGGAGGCTGCCAGGGAGGATATCGGCCTCCCCGTCGAGTATCTGCCGCCGACTGATTCGATCTGGCGCAAATATTGGTCGCTTTATTGCCACCTCCGCCTCGCGATAGAGAGCGAACAGCGGATCTTCGAGTCGAACTATGTCTCGCTGATCATGTAG
- a CDS encoding HU family DNA-binding protein, whose protein sequence is MPGERGFGTFLIRAKNERPGRDPRTREPTVVGTRRVRLNPRNSPREPALLRNPLRLQTNAIPWATTPT, encoded by the coding sequence TTGCCCGGCGAGCGCGGCTTCGGCACATTCCTCATCCGAGCAAAGAATGAGCGTCCTGGGCGGGACCCAAGGACTAGAGAGCCTACGGTAGTCGGCACCCGGAGAGTCCGGCTCAATCCTCGTAACAGCCCTCGAGAGCCGGCATTATTGCGAAACCCCCTCCGTTTGCAAACCAATGCCATTCCCTGGGCGACGACACCTACATGA
- a CDS encoding P-loop NTPase codes for MSKAIYVVGGSKGGVGKSLVTMGLVHNLTQRGEEVFVIDADTSNPDVFKSYENEVVCELVNLDEADGWIRFVNICDEYKGSNVVVNTAARNNVGVAAYGRTLSQSLEELERELVTLWVINRQRDSLELLQDYIDAIPNSTVHVLKNGYFGADAKFELYNSSDVKTSVEKQGGRSLLFPDMADRVSDDLYSNRLSIARAWQTMPIGNRAELRRWLEEVSKVFAPVVDNG; via the coding sequence GGGTCTCGTTCACAATCTGACCCAAAGAGGTGAGGAGGTTTTCGTCATCGACGCGGACACATCGAACCCGGACGTGTTCAAGTCGTATGAGAACGAGGTCGTCTGCGAGCTCGTGAATCTGGACGAGGCGGACGGATGGATCCGCTTCGTGAACATCTGCGACGAGTACAAAGGAAGCAACGTCGTCGTCAACACGGCGGCGCGCAACAACGTAGGCGTCGCGGCTTACGGTCGGACCCTAAGCCAGTCGCTGGAGGAGCTGGAGCGCGAATTGGTGACGCTCTGGGTCATCAATCGTCAGCGCGACAGTCTCGAGCTGCTGCAGGACTATATCGACGCGATCCCGAATTCGACGGTGCACGTCCTGAAGAACGGCTACTTCGGCGCGGATGCGAAATTCGAGCTCTATAACAGCTCCGACGTGAAAACCTCAGTCGAGAAGCAGGGCGGGCGTTCGCTGCTGTTTCCCGACATGGCCGATCGCGTGAGCGACGATCTCTACAGCAATCGTCTGAGCATCGCGCGCGCCTGGCAAACGATGCCAATTGGCAATCGCGCCGAGCTGCGCCGCTGGCTCGAAGAGGTCAGCAAGGTGTTCGCGCCAGTCGTCGATAATGGATGA